The genomic window GCGGTCGCGTTCACCAGGCGCCGGGTCGAGCAGTTGGAGCCGGTCGTCGAGAAGATCTCGGCCGAGCTGATCGACGAGGTCCGCGCGGCGCTCGAAGCGGGTGAGACCGTCGACCTGGTCTCGGCGTACGCCTTCCGGTTCTCCTTCCGGACCATGTGCGAACTGGTGGGCATCCCGGCTTCGGAGGAGCAGCGACTCGGCTCGTTGTTCTCGGTGCTCACGCGGGGCACCGCGGCCCCGCTCGAGGAGTACCGGTCCGCCGGCACCGCGATGACGGCGCTCATCGGCGGCCTCATCGACGAACGGCGCAGAGGCCCGTGCGGCGACCTGCTGTCGGCTCTCGTCGCGGCCGACGACGGCGGCGATCGGCTGAGTCCCGACGAACTGGTCTCGATGGTCTACCTGATCATGGTGGCCGGGCACGAGACGACCGCGGCCCTGATCACCAACGGCCTACTGCTCCTGCTACGACATCCGGACCAGCTCGCCGCGCTGCGCGCCGCACCGGAGACGATCGGCACCACGATCGAGGAGATCCTCCGGTACGACGGACCGGTGCAGTCGACCTTTCCGTCCTTCGCCGTCGAGGACTTCGAACTGGGCGGGCACAAGATCTCGGTCGGCGACGTGGTCACGGTGTCCCCGATCGCGGCCAGCCTCGACCGGACCGGGCCCGGTCACCCGACCGGCTTCGACGTCACCCGCCAATCCCCCGCCCACTTGGCGTTCGGGCACGGCATCCACTACTGCATCGGCGCACCCTTGGCCCGCTTGGAGGGCCGCATCGCGTTCCGCGACCTGCTCGACCGTCTCCCCGACCTGGAACTGGCCGACGAACCCCGAACCCGAGTCCCCTCCGTGATCATCAACCGCCTCACCGCCCTACCCGTCCGCCAGGCCACCGCCTGATCCGACGACGGCGCCGAATCGGCGAGTCCAGCCAGCGTCAGCTCGCCACCTCTGGTGTCGGCCTACGATTTTTCGACGCAGAAGCAGGGCCACCCGCCAACAGTTGACCCTGCTTTGACCTGTGGAAACTCGCCTTTCAGCCCTTCAGGAGCTGCCGCG from Actinoplanes derwentensis includes these protein-coding regions:
- a CDS encoding cytochrome P450 family protein; the encoded protein is MADDHSVFTATADGERRRLLLDLAAQGPVHRVTLPSGSPAWLVTGYDEARAALTDSRLMRYAYGGTYAKELPELNRALDQHMLLEDPPEHTRLRKLVAVAFTRRRVEQLEPVVEKISAELIDEVRAALEAGETVDLVSAYAFRFSFRTMCELVGIPASEEQRLGSLFSVLTRGTAAPLEEYRSAGTAMTALIGGLIDERRRGPCGDLLSALVAADDGGDRLSPDELVSMVYLIMVAGHETTAALITNGLLLLLRHPDQLAALRAAPETIGTTIEEILRYDGPVQSTFPSFAVEDFELGGHKISVGDVVTVSPIAASLDRTGPGHPTGFDVTRQSPAHLAFGHGIHYCIGAPLARLEGRIAFRDLLDRLPDLELADEPRTRVPSVIINRLTALPVRQATA